From a region of the Bradyrhizobium sp. KBS0727 genome:
- a CDS encoding NIPSNAP family protein, which translates to MLYELRTYTVKPGTLGDIVKAASTVSRDVRGDNYGKLEGYWFTEIGPLNQVMHMWSYASYDERTRLRGELAKNPRWNNEYIPLIRPIVVRQDIRLLNAIRPPVAPASSGNIYELRNYRAKAVGPVRQWLEAFTAVLPEREKYSKIVGLWQTEAGQPNEVCHIWAYPDLNARAKARGDAMKDPAWQEFLTKGPRFLEEMHSTIMLPAPHSPLK; encoded by the coding sequence ATGCTCTACGAACTGCGAACCTACACCGTAAAGCCAGGCACGCTTGGCGACATCGTCAAGGCGGCCTCTACCGTGTCGCGCGATGTCCGCGGCGACAATTACGGCAAGCTCGAAGGCTACTGGTTCACCGAAATCGGGCCACTCAATCAGGTCATGCACATGTGGAGCTACGCAAGCTACGACGAGCGGACGCGGCTGCGCGGCGAACTGGCCAAGAACCCGCGCTGGAACAACGAGTATATTCCCCTGATCCGCCCCATTGTGGTGCGTCAGGACATCCGCCTGCTCAACGCCATCAGGCCACCCGTAGCCCCGGCTTCCTCGGGCAATATCTATGAATTGCGCAACTATCGCGCCAAAGCCGTCGGTCCCGTCAGGCAATGGCTTGAAGCGTTCACCGCGGTGCTGCCGGAACGCGAGAAATATTCCAAGATCGTCGGCCTCTGGCAGACCGAGGCGGGGCAGCCAAATGAAGTGTGCCACATCTGGGCCTATCCCGACCTGAACGCCCGCGCCAAAGCCCGCGGCGACGCGATGAAGGATCCTGCCTGGCAGGAATTTCTCACCAAGGGCCCGAGATTCCTCGAGGAGATGCACTCGACCATCATGCTGCCGGCGCCGCACTCCCCGTTGAAGTAA
- a CDS encoding DUF6522 family protein: MKPIEFENGEVEIDASIVADGLGVTLRRLQEGMRAGTITSLAERGVEADVGRHRLTFFSEHRRFRVVVDASGAIIQRSTLDFGDGSLPKSVRRPGG, from the coding sequence ATGAAACCGATCGAATTCGAAAATGGCGAGGTCGAGATCGATGCATCCATCGTCGCCGACGGGCTCGGGGTGACGCTACGGCGGCTCCAGGAGGGCATGCGTGCGGGCACGATCACGAGCCTTGCCGAGCGCGGAGTCGAGGCGGATGTGGGCCGGCATCGCCTGACCTTCTTCTCCGAGCACCGGCGGTTTCGCGTCGTGGTCGACGCCTCAGGCGCCATCATCCAGCGCTCGACACTCGACTTTGGTGACGGATCGCTGCCGAAATCGGTGCGCCGGCCCGGCGGATGA
- a CDS encoding DedA family protein — translation MSAGLDLPACIALLAELGPIGIAGIALAEKLVPVVPSHVVFVLLGITAASGRSDLAVTVAAAAAGSTLGALGWYCVGLALGPERVESLVERFGQYVLLKPALYSRMTGAYRRNHFWVTMAGQAIPAVRIYLSIPAGVLQLAVVTFLAATLIGSLVWTGPLLTLGYFLGEKNVDAASAGMFVVTALVGVELFVLIAWRLARRRYS, via the coding sequence ATGTCGGCCGGCCTGGATCTACCAGCTTGCATCGCCTTGCTTGCCGAATTGGGGCCCATCGGAATTGCAGGCATCGCGCTTGCCGAAAAACTTGTTCCGGTGGTGCCCTCCCATGTCGTTTTCGTTCTGCTTGGCATCACGGCGGCGTCGGGCCGAAGCGATCTGGCCGTCACCGTCGCTGCGGCCGCAGCCGGCTCCACGTTAGGCGCGCTTGGCTGGTACTGCGTCGGCCTTGCTCTGGGGCCGGAGCGGGTCGAGTCGCTGGTTGAACGGTTTGGCCAATACGTACTCCTGAAGCCCGCCCTCTATTCCCGGATGACGGGCGCCTACCGGCGCAACCATTTCTGGGTCACGATGGCAGGACAGGCCATTCCGGCGGTGCGGATCTATCTTTCCATTCCGGCCGGGGTGCTCCAACTCGCGGTCGTAACCTTCCTGGCGGCGACGTTGATCGGCAGCCTGGTGTGGACCGGGCCGCTTCTCACGCTCGGATATTTCCTGGGTGAGAAAAATGTCGACGCCGCATCTGCGGGAATGTTCGTCGTCACGGCTCTGGTCGGCGTCGAATTGTTTGTGTTGATTGCCTGGCGTCTGGCGCGTCGCCGCTACTCATGA
- a CDS encoding helix-turn-helix domain-containing protein, protein MNAHASTARAERTQPVHIGDHLREWRQRRHLSQLDLAGDAEISARHLSFVETGRAAPSREMVLKLAERLEVPLRERNVLLVAAGFAPAFPQRALDDPALKSARAAIDLVLKAHEPNPALAYDRHWNLVTANRMVAPLLEGVPPHLLGQPLNILRLAFHPEALAPRTVNLAEWSSHLLERLHRQCEATADPELLKLYQELKAYPMPARPGPLSSDNVAIPFKLRHGGDVLSFISTTMIFGTPVDITLSELALETFFPADDLTARRMREMAANPK, encoded by the coding sequence ATGAACGCACATGCTTCCACGGCGCGAGCCGAACGAACCCAACCCGTCCATATCGGCGATCACCTGCGCGAATGGCGGCAGCGCCGTCATCTGAGCCAGCTCGACCTCGCCGGCGATGCCGAAATATCGGCGCGTCATTTAAGCTTTGTGGAAACCGGCCGCGCCGCGCCGTCACGCGAAATGGTGCTGAAGCTGGCCGAACGGTTGGAGGTGCCCTTGCGTGAACGCAATGTCCTGCTGGTCGCCGCCGGCTTTGCCCCGGCCTTTCCGCAACGCGCCCTGGATGACCCTGCGCTGAAATCGGCGCGAGCCGCGATCGATCTGGTGCTGAAGGCACATGAGCCGAACCCGGCGCTGGCCTATGACCGGCACTGGAATCTCGTGACCGCCAACCGCATGGTGGCGCCGTTGCTCGAGGGCGTTCCGCCGCATTTGCTCGGACAACCCCTCAATATTCTCCGGCTCGCGTTTCACCCGGAGGCGCTGGCGCCGCGCACCGTCAATCTCGCCGAATGGTCCAGCCATTTGCTGGAGCGGCTGCACCGCCAATGCGAGGCGACCGCCGATCCCGAACTGCTAAAACTGTATCAGGAGCTGAAGGCCTACCCGATGCCGGCGCGCCCGGGGCCGTTGTCGTCGGACAATGTTGCGATCCCGTTCAAGCTGCGGCACGGCGGCGACGTGCTGAGCTTCATTTCCACCACTATGATCTTCGGCACGCCGGTCGACATCACGCTGTCGGAACTGGCACTGGAGACGTTCTTCCCCGCCGACGATCTGACCGCCCGGCGGATGCGGGAGATGGCAGCGAATCCTAAATAG
- a CDS encoding Rrf2 family transcriptional regulator, which translates to MRLTSFTDFALRALMRLAGEPTRSFATNEIAAEFGISRNHLAKVVRDLADGGFIATQRGAGGGFSLARPAQSITLGEVVRALEGPHALVECFRDDGGSCVLTSRCRLKARLAAAREAFMRELDSTTLEECAYPARARPSPAPA; encoded by the coding sequence ATGCGCCTGACATCGTTCACGGATTTTGCGTTGCGCGCTTTGATGCGGCTGGCGGGCGAGCCGACGCGCTCGTTCGCGACCAACGAAATCGCGGCCGAGTTCGGCATTTCCCGCAATCATCTGGCCAAGGTGGTGCGCGACCTCGCCGACGGCGGCTTCATCGCGACCCAGCGCGGCGCCGGCGGCGGGTTCTCGCTCGCCCGCCCCGCTCAGTCGATCACGCTTGGCGAGGTGGTGCGGGCGCTGGAAGGGCCGCATGCGCTGGTCGAGTGTTTTCGCGACGATGGCGGTTCGTGTGTGCTGACGTCGCGCTGCCGCCTGAAAGCCAGGCTCGCCGCCGCGCGCGAAGCCTTTATGCGCGAACTCGACTCGACGACGCTCGAGGAATGCGCTTATCCGGCACGGGCCAGACCGAGCCCGGCGCCCGCATGA
- a CDS encoding SET domain-containing protein has product MPAIPPNKPYRVGRSPTGLGLFATKPIKKGSKIIRYFGPLLDSKKKKDDAIENKYLFELNNRWTIDGSVRKNIARYINHACKPNAESDVKPRKRKVIIRAIKNIEPGEEINYDYGTDYFKAYLKPIGCKCAACEKKRKKKRAEARAEKLRLKAKAERKALKEAEKQAAKVKKAKEKLKQKLKRTRELDGHSSAAKANGKSLNGNSRVRVAGKRPSATKRPVVAASASALLA; this is encoded by the coding sequence ATGCCTGCCATTCCCCCGAACAAACCCTATCGCGTCGGCCGCTCCCCCACAGGACTCGGCCTCTTCGCCACCAAGCCGATCAAAAAGGGCAGCAAGATCATCCGCTATTTTGGTCCGCTCCTGGATTCGAAGAAGAAAAAAGACGACGCCATCGAGAACAAGTACCTGTTCGAACTCAACAACCGCTGGACCATCGACGGCTCGGTGCGCAAGAACATCGCCCGCTACATCAACCATGCCTGCAAGCCGAATGCCGAATCCGACGTCAAGCCGCGCAAGCGCAAGGTGATCATCCGCGCCATCAAGAACATCGAGCCGGGCGAGGAGATCAACTACGACTACGGCACCGACTATTTCAAAGCCTATCTGAAGCCGATCGGCTGCAAATGCGCGGCCTGCGAAAAGAAGCGCAAAAAGAAGCGCGCCGAGGCGCGGGCCGAGAAATTGCGCCTGAAGGCCAAGGCCGAGCGGAAGGCGCTGAAGGAGGCCGAAAAGCAGGCGGCGAAGGTGAAGAAGGCCAAGGAAAAGCTTAAGCAAAAGCTGAAGCGAACGCGGGAGCTCGACGGCCATTCCAGCGCTGCGAAGGCGAACGGCAAATCGCTGAACGGCAATAGCCGCGTCCGGGTAGCCGGCAAGAGGCCATCCGCCACGAAACGGCCGGTTGTTGCTGCGTCGGCGTCGGCGCTCCTGGCCTAG
- a CDS encoding TetR/AcrR family transcriptional regulator, whose product MARASRETRAIRPVAKARRPAKAVAERPAGRRRRALGDAPYHHGDLHEALLKAAERVLERDGLAGLTLRAVAREAGVSHAAPTHHFGDLTGLLSELAAIGFRMFNAAMIAARASETHPLMKAMANAKAYVAYAQAHPGMYSLMFRNERIDMTRPSLHEAATASFEGLANSVGVGGSQRLTGEALETLSLDQAAAIARSWSLVHGFTMLLLDGRLKDILHRLPEGTGPDQLLDAMLRSTVARPPGS is encoded by the coding sequence ATGGCAAGAGCATCGAGAGAAACCCGAGCGATTCGTCCCGTCGCGAAAGCGCGCAGGCCGGCCAAGGCGGTGGCTGAACGGCCAGCCGGCCGTCGCCGCCGCGCGTTGGGCGATGCGCCCTATCATCATGGCGATCTGCATGAAGCCTTGCTGAAGGCGGCCGAGCGGGTGCTCGAACGCGACGGGCTCGCCGGCCTGACGCTGCGCGCGGTGGCGCGCGAGGCCGGCGTCTCGCATGCCGCACCGACCCATCATTTCGGCGATCTCACGGGACTGCTGAGCGAACTCGCTGCGATCGGGTTCCGGATGTTCAACGCCGCCATGATCGCCGCCCGCGCCAGCGAAACTCATCCGTTGATGAAGGCGATGGCAAACGCCAAAGCCTATGTCGCCTATGCGCAGGCGCATCCCGGCATGTACAGCCTGATGTTCCGCAACGAGCGGATCGACATGACGCGGCCTTCGCTGCATGAGGCCGCGACCGCCTCCTTCGAGGGATTGGCGAACTCGGTCGGCGTCGGCGGAAGCCAGCGGCTGACCGGGGAGGCACTGGAGACGCTGTCGCTCGACCAGGCCGCGGCCATCGCGCGTAGCTGGTCGCTGGTGCACGGGTTCACGATGCTGCTGCTCGACGGCCGGTTGAAGGACATCCTGCACCGGCTGCCCGAAGGCACCGGTCCCGACCAATTGCTGGATGCGATGCTGCGTTCGACGGTGGCCCGCCCGCCGGGGTCTTAG
- a CDS encoding HAMP domain-containing sensor histidine kinase translates to MTDPQPRSLRWRLVRRLAVLQATMLALFVLIVIAVLWGTGSLVTLEPEDDTIDALREAFVRDANGGISVRETPAVSKRREGSPNFWFVIRDREGHSVSQGRVPREYADIGAALDGIGQARLGWNLGDGPRPTARMKWIETPAGDVQILTGPGGTVSWRRVVLATSTLFLSVVLPIIVLMSLATLIATPIVIRRTLAGLARAAAQAEDIDIDRRGARLALQGVPSEIVPLVSAVNDALQRLDEGYERDKRFLVDAAHELRTPIAILQTRLESIPLGPHAPRVLEDVARLSTLADQLLDIQRVDQGSDGLTDVDIVAMGRTVVADLAPLAIAANYELSFEAAAEHVYVHGDRGSLERALTNLVQNAIEYGGRKGLIAVRVDRPARISVTDDGPGIPPPHRERVFEAFYRLNGRNRGAGLGLNLVQEIVRRHDGVVVIREGSSGGACVEMTFRPAGI, encoded by the coding sequence ATGACTGACCCACAGCCGCGGTCGCTCCGGTGGCGCCTGGTGCGCCGGCTGGCCGTGTTGCAAGCCACGATGCTGGCGCTGTTCGTCCTGATCGTGATCGCGGTGCTGTGGGGCACCGGATCTCTGGTGACGCTGGAGCCGGAGGACGACACGATCGATGCGCTGCGCGAGGCGTTCGTCCGCGATGCGAACGGCGGGATATCGGTGCGCGAAACCCCCGCCGTCTCGAAGCGGCGGGAAGGGTCGCCGAATTTCTGGTTCGTGATCAGGGACCGGGAAGGGCATTCGGTTTCACAGGGCAGGGTGCCGCGGGAATATGCGGATATCGGCGCCGCGCTCGATGGCATCGGCCAGGCCCGGCTCGGCTGGAATCTTGGCGATGGGCCGCGTCCGACCGCGCGGATGAAGTGGATCGAAACGCCAGCCGGCGACGTTCAGATCCTGACCGGTCCGGGTGGCACGGTATCCTGGCGACGGGTCGTGCTGGCGACCTCGACATTATTCCTGAGCGTGGTGTTGCCCATCATTGTTCTGATGAGCCTGGCAACACTGATCGCAACGCCGATCGTGATTCGTCGCACCCTTGCCGGTCTGGCGCGTGCGGCCGCGCAAGCGGAAGACATCGATATTGACCGGCGCGGGGCGCGGCTTGCGCTACAAGGCGTGCCATCGGAAATCGTTCCACTGGTATCGGCCGTCAACGACGCGTTGCAGCGCCTCGATGAGGGATATGAACGAGACAAGCGTTTCCTCGTCGATGCGGCGCACGAACTCAGGACGCCGATCGCGATTCTTCAGACCCGGCTTGAATCGATCCCGCTCGGACCTCACGCGCCGCGCGTCCTCGAGGATGTGGCGCGCCTGTCCACTCTGGCCGATCAACTCTTGGACATCCAGCGCGTCGATCAGGGGAGCGACGGGCTGACCGATGTCGATATCGTCGCCATGGGCAGAACGGTGGTGGCCGACCTTGCGCCGCTGGCCATCGCAGCCAATTACGAGCTGTCGTTTGAGGCCGCCGCGGAGCATGTCTATGTGCACGGCGATCGGGGTTCGCTGGAACGGGCGCTGACCAATCTCGTTCAGAATGCGATCGAGTATGGCGGTCGCAAGGGACTGATTGCGGTACGGGTGGATCGTCCGGCCAGGATTTCGGTCACGGATGACGGCCCCGGCATTCCGCCACCGCATCGCGAGCGCGTGTTCGAAGCGTTTTACCGGTTGAACGGCCGCAACCGGGGCGCCGGACTTGGTCTCAATCTCGTCCAGGAGATTGTCCGGCGGCACGATGGTGTGGTCGTTATTCGCGAAGGCAGCTCCGGCGGCGCCTGCGTCGAGATGACGTTCCGGCCGGCCGGGATTTGA
- a CDS encoding class I SAM-dependent methyltransferase — protein MATQNVLLFFRALALNPFRVGAIAPSGADLASLITSEINAASGPVLELGPGTGVFTEAMLARGVRERDLTLIEYGSDFMRLLQARFPKARVLWMDAAWMASYDLFEEGLGAVVSGLPLLNFPPGKVSAILAAAFGALREGGAFYQFTYGTKCPVSKSLLDQLGLRATCMGRVLLNLPPASVYRITRSDSCKLDQA, from the coding sequence ATGGCAACACAAAATGTCCTGCTGTTCTTTCGCGCGCTTGCACTCAACCCCTTCAGGGTCGGCGCGATCGCGCCGTCGGGGGCCGACCTCGCAAGCCTGATCACAAGCGAAATCAATGCGGCCTCCGGCCCGGTTCTCGAACTCGGTCCGGGCACCGGCGTCTTCACCGAAGCAATGCTGGCGCGCGGCGTCAGGGAACGCGATCTCACGCTGATCGAATATGGTTCGGATTTCATGCGATTGCTGCAGGCGCGCTTCCCCAAAGCGCGCGTGCTCTGGATGGATGCGGCCTGGATGGCTTCCTACGATCTGTTCGAGGAGGGGCTCGGCGCCGTGGTGAGCGGCCTGCCGTTGCTCAACTTTCCGCCCGGGAAAGTCAGCGCCATTCTCGCCGCCGCCTTCGGCGCACTTCGCGAGGGCGGGGCTTTCTATCAGTTCACCTACGGCACGAAATGCCCGGTATCGAAGTCGTTGCTGGACCAGCTCGGACTGCGGGCGACCTGCATGGGACGTGTGCTTCTCAACCTCCCGCCGGCTTCGGTGTACCGGATCACACGAAGCGATTCGTGCAAGCTGGATCAAGCCTGA
- a CDS encoding DsbA family protein — protein sequence MSTLKPLTIDIVSDVVCPWCYIGKRRIENALALVPDVPVEVRWRPFFLNNWVPREGISRDEYLTAKFGSVEAYKGIAGRVVTAAGEEGLTYRPELVKRQPNTIDCHRLIHWAEAQGKSAEMKQRLMELYFRDGGDLTDVNVLVQAAADVGLDADEVRKRLATDKDVALISGQAQEAADKGISGVPTFVFAQKYAVSGAQPAEQLARAIRQVSGEINAQAAE from the coding sequence ATGAGCACGCTGAAGCCGCTAACGATCGACATCGTCTCCGACGTGGTCTGCCCATGGTGCTACATCGGCAAGCGCCGGATCGAGAACGCGCTGGCGCTGGTGCCCGACGTGCCCGTCGAAGTGCGCTGGCGGCCGTTCTTTCTCAACAACTGGGTGCCGCGCGAGGGCATCAGCCGCGACGAATATCTCACCGCCAAGTTCGGTTCGGTCGAGGCCTACAAGGGCATCGCCGGTCGCGTCGTCACCGCCGCGGGCGAAGAGGGGCTGACCTACCGGCCCGAGCTGGTGAAGCGCCAACCCAACACCATCGATTGCCATCGCCTGATCCATTGGGCTGAAGCGCAGGGCAAATCCGCCGAGATGAAACAGCGCCTGATGGAGCTGTATTTCCGCGATGGCGGCGATCTGACCGACGTCAACGTGCTGGTGCAGGCCGCGGCCGATGTCGGCCTCGATGCCGATGAGGTGCGCAAGCGTCTGGCAACCGACAAGGACGTCGCGCTGATCTCCGGACAGGCGCAGGAAGCCGCCGACAAGGGCATCTCCGGCGTGCCGACCTTCGTGTTCGCGCAGAAATACGCGGTGTCCGGCGCGCAGCCGGCCGAGCAACTCGCCCGCGCCATCCGTCAGGTCTCCGGCGAAATCAACGCGCAGGCGGCGGAATAG
- a CDS encoding inner membrane-spanning protein YciB, producing MKDVFARLAADFFSTILFLAIYLATDNVLLATGVAIAGAIAQVIYSRIKGKPLGYMTYASLALVIVLGSATLLTHDPRFVLAKPAIGHFAIGAIMLKRGWMLRYLPAIVIETIPEYATLAGYAWAALMFVLGAGTIGVAMTGDMKLWTFYVTVVLVGAKLAAFAVQYVAFRLLIGSRLRAAARA from the coding sequence ATGAAGGACGTATTCGCCAGACTGGCCGCCGATTTTTTCTCCACCATCCTGTTTCTTGCGATCTATCTTGCGACCGACAATGTCCTGCTCGCGACCGGCGTGGCGATCGCAGGCGCGATCGCCCAGGTGATCTATTCGCGCATCAAGGGCAAGCCGCTCGGCTACATGACCTACGCCAGCCTGGCGCTGGTGATCGTGCTCGGCAGTGCGACGCTTCTGACCCACGACCCGCGCTTCGTGCTGGCGAAACCCGCGATCGGGCATTTCGCCATCGGCGCCATCATGCTCAAGCGCGGATGGATGCTGCGCTATCTGCCGGCGATCGTGATCGAAACCATTCCGGAATACGCTACTCTCGCCGGCTACGCGTGGGCTGCGTTGATGTTCGTGCTCGGCGCCGGCACGATCGGCGTCGCGATGACCGGCGACATGAAGCTGTGGACGTTCTATGTCACGGTCGTGCTGGTCGGCGCCAAGCTCGCCGCCTTCGCTGTGCAATATGTCGCCTTCCGCCTGCTGATCGGCAGCCGCCTGCGCGCCGCCGCCCGCGCCTAA
- a CDS encoding group III truncated hemoglobin translates to MTGAERREQITAEISERTGITEAMIERLVHAFYDKVRADPVLAPVFDARIKDWKPHLAQMCAFWSSVALMSGRYHGAPMVKHLPLPVDAAHFDRWLDLFEATAREVCPPEAAAHFVERARRIAASLELGIANGHGVLLGIGERFRRNEAGACQ, encoded by the coding sequence GTGACGGGAGCAGAGCGGCGCGAGCAGATCACGGCCGAAATCAGCGAACGGACAGGGATTACCGAGGCCATGATCGAGCGCCTGGTGCACGCCTTCTACGACAAGGTGCGCGCGGACCCGGTGCTGGCGCCGGTCTTCGACGCTCGCATCAAGGACTGGAAGCCGCATCTCGCCCAGATGTGCGCGTTCTGGTCGTCGGTCGCGCTGATGTCCGGCCGCTATCACGGCGCGCCGATGGTCAAGCACCTGCCGCTGCCGGTCGATGCCGCGCATTTCGACCGCTGGCTCGATCTGTTCGAGGCGACGGCGCGCGAGGTCTGTCCGCCCGAGGCGGCAGCGCATTTCGTCGAGCGGGCGCGGCGGATTGCGGCGAGCCTCGAACTCGGCATCGCCAACGGGCACGGCGTCCTGCTCGGTATCGGCGAACGATTTCGACGCAACGAAGCAGGAGCCTGCCAATGA
- a CDS encoding response regulator transcription factor, with product MRVLLVEDEPEMASALAAALKNYDMVVDHISTLADAEEAVAVNAYAAILLDRQLPDGDGLTLIPKLRTGGIGVPVIVLTARGELVDRVAGLNTGADDYLGKPFAIEELLARLRAVLRRPADLPSEIIRLGCLSFDAGNREASVAGRPLDLPRRELLVLETLLRRMGRTVARASLEEAVYSIDDEIQSNALDTHISRLRRKLSEARAGIEIHAIRGVGYLLKSSS from the coding sequence TTGCGCGTGTTGCTGGTGGAAGACGAACCCGAAATGGCATCCGCGCTCGCGGCCGCCTTGAAGAACTACGATATGGTGGTGGACCATATCTCGACGCTGGCCGATGCCGAGGAAGCCGTTGCCGTCAATGCTTACGCGGCCATCCTGCTCGACCGCCAGCTTCCGGATGGCGACGGACTGACGCTCATTCCCAAACTGCGAACCGGAGGCATCGGCGTTCCCGTCATCGTGTTGACGGCGCGCGGGGAACTGGTCGATCGGGTTGCAGGGTTGAACACCGGCGCGGACGACTATCTCGGCAAGCCCTTTGCCATCGAGGAATTGCTGGCGCGGCTGCGGGCGGTGCTTCGCCGGCCGGCCGACCTGCCGTCCGAAATCATCAGGCTCGGTTGCCTTTCGTTCGACGCCGGCAATCGGGAAGCCAGCGTCGCCGGCCGGCCGCTCGATCTACCACGCCGCGAACTGCTCGTTCTGGAGACCTTGCTGCGACGCATGGGCCGCACCGTCGCGCGCGCATCCCTGGAGGAGGCGGTCTACAGCATCGACGACGAGATCCAGTCGAATGCCCTTGATACCCACATTTCCCGGCTTCGCCGCAAATTGTCCGAAGCCCGGGCCGGGATCGAGATCCACGCCATCCGCGGCGTCGGCTATCTGCTGAAGTCCTCCTCATGA
- a CDS encoding carotenoid oxygenase family protein, translating into MLDQVADSAARTNLAPIPMECDAPFLKVTGELPRELNGTLYRNGPNPQFDAPGAHWFVGDGMLHAFHLENGRASYRNRWVRTPKWQAEHDAGRALFGGFGRKLPDAPPSTIDDGGVANTNIIFHGGRLLALEEGHLPTEIEPGTLNRLGYCDYKGAIKGPFTAHPKIDPVTGEMAFFGYNAAGPLTPALSFGTVSASGVVTRFDRFDAPYASMVHDFIVTENHLLFPILPITGSMDRAMRGRPPYAWEPEKGAYVGVMKRNGSANDLVWFRAESCYVFHVMNAWEEGNRIIADVMQFEEAPLFTHPDGSKTDPEKSRARYCRWTFDLAGNTDRFTQTYLDDDLTGEFPRIDDRRAGLKSNHGWYACANPDLPMFGALSGLVHVDGNGKRLSNYLLPAGDTISEPVFVERGPDAAEGNGWLLSAVWRARENRSDLAVFNAKDVEAGPVALVHLGHRVPDGFHGNWVGAE; encoded by the coding sequence ATGCTCGACCAAGTGGCTGATAGCGCGGCCCGCACCAACCTCGCGCCGATCCCGATGGAGTGCGACGCGCCGTTTCTTAAAGTAACCGGCGAATTGCCGCGCGAACTCAACGGCACGCTCTATCGCAACGGTCCCAACCCGCAATTCGATGCGCCGGGCGCACACTGGTTCGTCGGCGACGGCATGCTGCACGCCTTCCATCTCGAGAACGGCCGCGCCAGCTACCGTAACCGCTGGGTCCGCACCCCCAAATGGCAGGCCGAACACGATGCCGGCCGCGCGCTGTTCGGCGGCTTCGGCCGCAAGCTGCCGGATGCGCCGCCCTCGACCATCGACGATGGCGGCGTCGCCAACACCAACATCATCTTTCACGGCGGCCGCCTGCTGGCGCTGGAGGAAGGCCATCTGCCGACCGAGATCGAGCCAGGCACGCTCAACCGTCTCGGCTATTGCGACTACAAGGGCGCCATCAAGGGCCCCTTCACCGCGCATCCCAAGATCGATCCGGTCACCGGCGAGATGGCGTTCTTCGGCTATAACGCCGCGGGACCCTTGACCCCTGCTCTCTCGTTCGGAACCGTCAGCGCATCAGGCGTGGTGACGCGGTTCGATCGCTTCGATGCGCCCTATGCCAGCATGGTGCACGACTTCATTGTCACCGAAAATCACCTGCTGTTTCCAATCCTGCCCATTACCGGCAGCATGGACCGGGCGATGCGCGGCAGGCCGCCTTATGCCTGGGAGCCGGAGAAAGGCGCTTACGTCGGCGTCATGAAGCGCAACGGATCGGCCAACGACCTCGTCTGGTTCCGCGCCGAGAGCTGCTACGTTTTCCATGTCATGAATGCCTGGGAAGAAGGCAACCGCATCATCGCCGACGTGATGCAGTTCGAGGAAGCGCCGCTGTTCACCCATCCCGACGGCTCGAAGACGGATCCGGAAAAGTCGCGCGCACGATACTGCCGCTGGACCTTCGACCTCGCCGGCAATACCGACCGCTTCACCCAAACCTATCTGGACGACGACCTGACCGGCGAATTCCCGCGCATCGACGATCGCCGCGCCGGGCTCAAGAGCAACCATGGCTGGTACGCCTGCGCCAATCCTGACCTGCCGATGTTCGGGGCGCTTTCCGGCCTCGTGCATGTCGACGGCAACGGCAAGCGGCTCAGCAACTATCTGCTGCCCGCCGGCGACACCATTTCGGAGCCGGTGTTTGTCGAGCGCGGTCCTGACGCCGCCGAGGGCAACGGCTGGCTGCTGTCGGCGGTCTGGCGCGCGCGGGAAAACCGCAGCGACCTCGCGGTGTTCAACGCCAAAGATGTCGAAGCCGGCCCGGTGGCACTGGTGCATCTCGGCCATCGCGTGCCTGATGGGTTTCATGGCAACTGGGTGGGCGCGGAGTAA